One Lacipirellulaceae bacterium DNA window includes the following coding sequences:
- the nadC gene encoding carboxylating nicotinate-nucleotide diphosphorylase, producing the protein MSKSETPKVGFTDFEQFSWDDRLEADCQAIVELARQEDLGEAGDWTTNGLVSEESRGSATVVTREEGVLAGVAAIETCLGTLDADLKWQPLLKDGDPCKAGQSLGELSGKVRDLLSYERILLNLVGRLSGIATLASEYVARVEGTQARIYDTRKTTPGWRRLEKFATRCGGACNHRTGLFDAVMIKDNHLAHFRASTGSGNGGPRTAEAVTVIRKYLENEALGASIPIEIEVDTITQLEAVLPVQPDIVLLDNMSLENLRSAVALRDEKSPSVQLEASGGVTLETLRQIAETGVDRISVGALTHSACSLDIGLDWNSVG; encoded by the coding sequence GTGAGCAAATCAGAAACTCCAAAAGTAGGATTCACCGATTTCGAGCAGTTTTCCTGGGACGACCGTCTCGAAGCGGACTGCCAGGCGATTGTTGAGCTAGCTCGTCAGGAGGATCTCGGCGAGGCGGGCGACTGGACAACCAATGGACTAGTTTCCGAAGAAAGTCGTGGTTCCGCCACAGTCGTGACGCGAGAAGAAGGAGTGCTCGCCGGAGTTGCGGCAATCGAGACGTGCCTAGGAACATTGGACGCTGACTTAAAGTGGCAGCCGCTGCTAAAGGATGGCGACCCGTGCAAGGCGGGACAAAGCCTCGGCGAGCTTTCAGGGAAGGTCCGCGACCTGCTTTCCTACGAGCGAATTCTGCTTAATCTTGTGGGGCGTCTCTCAGGCATCGCCACTTTAGCCAGCGAATACGTGGCAAGGGTTGAGGGAACGCAAGCCCGTATCTACGACACGCGGAAAACCACCCCTGGGTGGCGGAGGCTGGAAAAGTTCGCGACCCGTTGCGGTGGAGCTTGCAACCACCGGACGGGGCTTTTTGACGCCGTGATGATTAAAGACAATCACTTGGCGCACTTTCGTGCGTCGACGGGCTCGGGCAATGGTGGTCCCCGGACTGCTGAAGCAGTCACGGTCATTCGTAAATATTTAGAAAACGAGGCACTTGGCGCGAGCATACCTATTGAAATTGAAGTTGATACGATCACCCAGCTAGAAGCCGTTTTACCGGTCCAGCCAGACATCGTTTTGCTCGACAATATGTCGCTTGAAAACCTCCGCTCTGCTGTCGCCTTACGTGATGAGAAATCGCCGAGTGTTCAGCTCGAAGCCTCGGGCGGAGTCACCCTGGAAACTTTACGGCAAATCGCTGAGACGGGGGTCGATCGAATCAGCGTGGGCGCTCTAACCCACTCAGCCTGCTCACTCGACATCGGGCTCGACTGGAATTCGGTCGGCTGA
- a CDS encoding arsenate reductase ArsC, with protein sequence MSAADANLPHVLFLCTGNSCRSQMAEGWGRELLADRYQFYSAGIEAHGLNPNAVEVMRESGVDISGQRSQTLEEIDRELGLEKLNIVITVCGHADENCPVLPINCTKHHMPFDDPPKLAKEAATPEEAMSHYRRVRDEIREQVAKLPEIL encoded by the coding sequence ATGTCAGCAGCCGATGCCAACTTGCCGCACGTCTTGTTCCTCTGCACAGGCAACTCCTGTCGCAGCCAGATGGCTGAAGGTTGGGGACGTGAACTGCTTGCCGATCGTTACCAGTTTTACTCCGCGGGCATCGAAGCCCACGGGCTGAATCCGAATGCCGTCGAGGTCATGCGAGAGAGCGGCGTGGACATCAGCGGGCAGAGATCTCAAACGCTTGAAGAAATCGATCGAGAACTGGGCCTGGAAAAGCTCAACATCGTGATCACCGTGTGTGGTCATGCCGACGAGAACTGCCCCGTGCTGCCGATTAACTGCACGAAGCACCACATGCCCTTCGACGATCCGCCGAAGTTAGCCAAAGAAGCGGCGACACCCGAGGAAGCGATGTCGCACTATCGAAGAGTCCGCGACGAGATTCGCGAACAGGTAGCCAAACTACCAGAAATCCTTTAA
- a CDS encoding polyphosphate kinase 2 family protein, whose amino-acid sequence MSQKLTPKPFSNIDLKDFDPRHVEGDWDKESAAERIAENTEITRHLAYRLYAENRRAVLLVLQGMDTAGKDGTIRTVFTGVNPQSCQIVPFKQPSVEELDHDFLWRIHKAVPRRGNIGIFNRSHYEDVLVVRVHNLVPKSEWETRYERINEFEKLITEGGVVILKCFLHISKEEQKERLQSRLDRPHKRWKFSKGDLAERKLWDDYQQAYEAAVSKCNTEYAPWHIVPSDRKWYRNLTVSNLLRETLEKIDPQFPAAEEGLDGVVVE is encoded by the coding sequence ATGTCACAGAAACTCACTCCGAAACCATTCTCCAATATCGACCTAAAGGACTTCGATCCCCGCCACGTCGAAGGAGATTGGGACAAAGAATCTGCCGCTGAAAGAATCGCTGAGAATACTGAGATCACCCGTCACTTGGCGTATCGGCTCTACGCGGAAAATCGCCGCGCTGTATTACTCGTTCTGCAAGGCATGGACACCGCTGGCAAGGATGGGACGATTCGTACGGTGTTCACAGGAGTGAATCCTCAGAGCTGTCAGATCGTGCCGTTCAAGCAGCCTAGCGTCGAGGAGCTCGATCACGACTTCCTTTGGCGGATTCACAAGGCTGTGCCTCGTCGAGGGAACATCGGCATCTTTAACCGTTCGCACTACGAAGATGTACTCGTTGTGCGTGTGCATAACTTAGTGCCTAAAAGCGAGTGGGAAACGCGGTACGAGCGGATCAACGAGTTTGAGAAACTCATCACCGAAGGCGGCGTGGTGATACTGAAGTGCTTTCTCCACATCAGCAAGGAAGAGCAAAAGGAGCGTCTGCAGTCTCGGCTGGATCGACCGCACAAGCGGTGGAAGTTCAGCAAAGGGGACCTAGCGGAGCGAAAGCTTTGGGACGATTACCAGCAAGCGTATGAAGCGGCGGTGAGTAAGTGCAACACCGAGTATGCTCCCTGGCACATTGTGCCTTCGGATCGGAAGTGGTATCGCAACCTGACCGTTAGTAACTTGCTGCGGGAGACCCTCGAAAAGATCGATCCACAGTTCCCTGCCGCGGAAGAGGGGCTCGACGGCGTGGTGGTCGAGTGA
- the uvrB gene encoding excinuclease ABC subunit UvrB, which produces MEFRLESPFQPAGDQPAAIDALVKGLNAEEREQILMGVTGSGKTFTMANIIQQVQRPTLVLSHNKTLAAQLYSEFKEFFPHNAVSYFVSYYDYYQPEAYIPQRDIYIEKDASINEEIDRMRLATTSSLVSRRDVIVVASVSCIYGLGSPDDYKEMMVGVRVGQTVDRDDVLARLVDIQYARNDTDPERGKFRVRGDCVEVWPAYEEFAYRLEFWGDEIEKLSFIDPTSGETIDEQEELYIYPAKHFVLPESRIERAVDLIRKELSGRLELFREQGKMLEAQRLNARTRFDIEMMLEVGYCPGVENYSQPLSGRPPGEAPSTLFDFFPKDMLLFVDESHVTIPQIGAMYAGDRSRKTTLVEHGFRLPSALDNRPLKFEEWQERIGQVVYVSATPSKYELGQTAGEVVEQVIRPTGLLDPVIELVPARGQVPHLLEQIKERTAMGERVLVTTLTKRLAEDLANYLTEQGVNARWLHSELDAFERVDLLRDLREGKFDALVGINLLREGLDLPEVSMVAILDADKEGFLRSETSLMQTIGRAARNVNSKVILYADKVTDSMQRAMDETERRRKLQQEYNEANGITPETVKKAIYRGIEAEASAHAKANAAVGRTDETEVITQEYINELETEMLEAAEELEFERAAKLRDRIEKMQDAIGEPVESVKESKTKGRGRRRKGGSKVPRPKRG; this is translated from the coding sequence ATGGAGTTTCGCTTAGAGAGCCCGTTTCAGCCCGCTGGAGATCAGCCTGCGGCAATCGATGCGCTCGTGAAGGGCTTGAATGCCGAGGAACGCGAGCAGATCTTGATGGGTGTCACAGGCTCGGGCAAGACATTCACGATGGCAAACATCATCCAGCAGGTGCAACGCCCGACGCTGGTGCTTTCGCACAACAAGACGCTCGCGGCTCAGCTCTACTCCGAGTTCAAGGAATTCTTTCCCCACAACGCCGTCAGCTATTTCGTCAGCTACTACGACTATTACCAGCCCGAAGCTTACATTCCGCAGCGTGACATTTACATTGAGAAGGACGCTTCGATCAACGAGGAAATCGACCGCATGCGGCTGGCGACCACTAGTAGCCTGGTAAGTCGAAGGGATGTGATCGTGGTGGCGAGCGTGTCCTGCATTTACGGCTTAGGTTCGCCTGACGACTACAAGGAAATGATGGTCGGCGTGCGGGTCGGGCAGACGGTTGATCGCGATGATGTACTTGCTCGCTTGGTTGACATTCAGTACGCCCGCAACGATACGGACCCTGAGCGGGGCAAGTTCCGCGTCCGCGGGGACTGCGTCGAGGTCTGGCCCGCGTATGAAGAGTTCGCCTATCGACTGGAATTCTGGGGCGACGAGATCGAGAAGCTCTCGTTCATCGATCCCACCTCGGGCGAGACGATCGACGAGCAAGAAGAGCTTTACATCTATCCGGCGAAGCACTTCGTGCTGCCGGAGTCGCGGATCGAGCGTGCGGTCGATCTGATTCGCAAAGAACTTTCCGGACGGCTGGAATTGTTTCGCGAGCAGGGCAAGATGCTCGAAGCGCAGCGATTGAATGCGCGAACGCGGTTCGACATCGAAATGATGCTGGAAGTCGGTTACTGTCCCGGCGTAGAGAATTACAGCCAACCTCTGAGCGGTCGCCCGCCCGGGGAAGCCCCGTCGACGCTGTTCGATTTTTTCCCGAAGGACATGCTGCTGTTTGTGGACGAATCGCACGTGACGATTCCCCAAATCGGTGCCATGTACGCCGGTGACCGCAGCCGGAAGACGACGCTCGTCGAGCACGGCTTCCGACTGCCGAGCGCTTTGGATAATCGCCCGTTGAAATTTGAGGAATGGCAAGAGCGAATCGGCCAGGTCGTTTACGTTTCAGCCACGCCAAGCAAGTACGAGCTCGGCCAAACCGCTGGCGAAGTCGTCGAGCAAGTCATCCGTCCAACTGGTCTGCTCGACCCAGTGATCGAACTGGTGCCCGCACGGGGACAAGTACCTCATCTGTTGGAACAAATCAAAGAACGGACAGCGATGGGCGAGCGGGTTCTCGTTACAACGCTAACCAAGCGCCTTGCTGAGGATCTGGCCAACTATCTCACTGAGCAAGGTGTCAACGCCCGTTGGTTGCACAGTGAGTTAGACGCTTTCGAGCGGGTTGACTTGTTACGCGACTTGCGAGAGGGGAAATTCGACGCACTGGTGGGTATCAACCTGCTTCGCGAAGGTTTGGACCTGCCCGAAGTCTCGATGGTGGCGATCCTCGACGCGGACAAAGAGGGGTTCTTGCGGAGCGAGACCTCGCTGATGCAGACCATCGGACGAGCCGCGCGGAATGTGAACTCGAAGGTCATTCTCTATGCCGACAAAGTGACCGACTCGATGCAGCGGGCAATGGACGAGACCGAACGCCGCCGCAAGTTGCAGCAGGAGTACAACGAAGCGAACGGCATCACCCCCGAAACGGTCAAGAAAGCGATCTACCGCGGCATCGAAGCCGAAGCGAGCGCCCACGCCAAGGCCAACGCCGCCGTGGGCCGCACCGACGAGACGGAAGTCATTACGCAGGAGTACATCAACGAACTCGAAACGGAAATGCTCGAAGCGGCCGAAGAGTTGGAGTTCGAACGAGCCGCGAAGCTCCGCGACCGCATCGAAAAAATGCAAGACGCGATCGGTGAGCCGGTTGAATCCGTGAAGGAGAGCAAAACGAAAGGACGCGGGCGACGGCGGAAGGGTGGCAGTAAAGTGCCGCGACCGAAGCGGGGGTGA
- a CDS encoding protein arginine kinase, translated as MNLEDLVSSSGEWLRGSGPESDIVVSSRIRLARNLADFPFISRTTESDRAEIERILHSQLQAIQDAGKAPGDALYLNVTDLAEVDRQFLVERQLISREHAESEGARSVVIDCSERYSVMINEEDHLRIQVMHSGLDLEAAWERINTIDDLIEEQVNYAFNEKLGYLTACPTNVGTGVRVSVMLHLPALVITRQIEKVFKSLQKINLAVRGLYGEGSQATGDFYQISNQVTLGQTEEELAKKVADVVPVLISYERQAREFLIHESQETLHDRVSRAFGILRTAQTISSEETLHLLSSVRMGINLGLIGDLPIPTINKLLIHTQPAHLQKLSGNELDATDRNIERASYLREHLNSGNADPSNN; from the coding sequence ATGAACCTCGAAGACCTAGTGAGCTCTAGCGGCGAATGGCTACGCGGTTCTGGCCCGGAATCGGACATCGTCGTTAGTAGCCGCATACGCCTTGCGCGAAATCTGGCCGACTTCCCGTTCATCTCGCGAACCACGGAATCCGACCGGGCAGAGATCGAAAGGATTCTTCATTCGCAACTTCAAGCAATCCAAGACGCGGGCAAAGCGCCAGGCGATGCACTCTATCTCAACGTGACCGACTTGGCGGAAGTCGATCGTCAGTTTCTTGTCGAACGGCAACTGATCAGTCGCGAACATGCGGAAAGCGAAGGAGCGCGGTCGGTCGTGATCGACTGTTCAGAACGGTACAGCGTGATGATCAATGAGGAAGATCACCTCCGCATTCAAGTAATGCACAGTGGGCTCGACCTCGAAGCCGCCTGGGAACGGATCAACACGATTGATGATCTAATCGAAGAGCAGGTCAACTATGCCTTCAACGAGAAGCTCGGCTATCTGACCGCTTGCCCAACAAACGTCGGCACCGGCGTCCGCGTGAGCGTGATGCTCCACCTACCTGCTTTGGTCATCACGCGGCAAATCGAAAAAGTGTTTAAGAGCCTCCAAAAGATCAATCTCGCGGTCCGCGGCCTCTACGGTGAGGGCTCGCAAGCCACGGGCGACTTCTACCAGATCAGCAATCAAGTCACCTTGGGCCAAACTGAGGAAGAGCTCGCAAAGAAAGTTGCGGACGTGGTCCCCGTACTCATCAGCTACGAACGTCAAGCACGTGAATTTCTAATTCACGAAAGCCAGGAAACACTGCACGACCGAGTCAGCCGTGCCTTTGGCATCCTACGCACGGCACAGACGATTAGCTCCGAAGAGACGCTTCATCTGCTATCCAGTGTCCGCATGGGGATCAACTTAGGCCTGATTGGCGATCTGCCGATCCCGACGATCAACAAGCTGCTAATCCACACCCAGCCCGCCCATTTGCAGAAGCTCTCGGGCAACGAGTTGGACGCGACGGATCGGAATATCGAGCGAGCCAGCTACTTGCGCGAGCACTTAAATTCTGGCAACGCCGACCCCTCGAATAATTAA
- a CDS encoding helix-hairpin-helix domain-containing protein — translation MSQLDTPPSQKPPLLNARDQASVWVLTLAGLLLLVCYWFYRGGHRGELIQIDRAEPLEAEFLVDINQAEWPELSQLPGVGKKLGERIVEYREAHGDFQSLDEIKAVNGIGPRTLENIRPFLIPIPGEQQMVGEPNRFGAEVN, via the coding sequence ATGTCTCAGCTTGACACCCCGCCTTCGCAAAAGCCGCCGCTATTGAATGCTCGTGACCAAGCGAGTGTTTGGGTGCTGACGCTGGCCGGTTTGCTTTTGCTGGTTTGTTATTGGTTTTACCGTGGCGGGCATCGAGGGGAGCTGATCCAAATCGATCGAGCCGAACCGTTGGAAGCAGAGTTTCTAGTAGATATCAACCAGGCCGAGTGGCCAGAGCTGAGCCAGTTGCCGGGCGTAGGAAAAAAATTGGGCGAGCGAATCGTCGAATACCGTGAAGCTCACGGCGATTTTCAAAGCTTGGACGAGATCAAAGCAGTCAACGGGATCGGCCCACGAACGTTGGAAAACATCCGCCCGTTTTTGATTCCGATACCCGGCGAGCAACAAATGGTAGGCGAGCCGAATCGGTTTGGAGCTGAAGTGAATTAG
- the uxaC gene encoding glucuronate isomerase yields the protein MSFINDDFLLTTDPARRLYHEFAENEPILDYHTHLSPADIAANRRFENLSEIWFAEDHYKWRALRANGVEERLITGDADPYDKYLAWAETVPRTLRNPLYHWTHLELKRYFGIEELLSPATAESIWKRANERLASDDLTAHGILRNFKVKVVCTTDDPMDDLTYHNQIANSDCPAKVLPTFRPDKALWVDRPEPFNAWLAQLAEAADVEIKDFDAFLDALERRHTYFHEMGGRLSDHDVTKVLADACSHENAAAIFASATKGEAVAPDLAERFGAYMMLYFGRLDAKRGWTKQMHIGALRNNSDRLMREVGADAGCDSIGDMPSVAALSRYLNQLDQEDSLPQAILYNLNPAANFAVATVLGNFQDGRCAGKLQWGAAWWYNDQWEGMTRHLNDLSNLGLLSRFVGMLTDSRSLLSFPRHEYYRRCLCELLGSDLERGAIPDDEVLIGGMVRDLCYGNAEAYLGLG from the coding sequence ATGAGCTTCATCAACGACGATTTTCTGCTGACCACCGACCCGGCTCGCCGGCTTTATCACGAGTTTGCCGAGAATGAGCCGATTCTCGACTACCACACGCATCTCAGCCCGGCAGATATAGCCGCGAATCGACGGTTTGAGAATCTTTCGGAAATCTGGTTTGCCGAAGATCACTACAAATGGCGGGCACTGCGGGCCAATGGCGTCGAAGAACGGCTCATTACCGGCGATGCTGACCCTTACGACAAATACCTTGCGTGGGCGGAGACCGTTCCTCGGACGCTGCGTAATCCGCTCTACCATTGGACGCATCTCGAATTGAAGCGGTACTTCGGGATTGAAGAACTGCTGAGCCCCGCCACCGCGGAGTCGATCTGGAAGCGAGCGAACGAGCGGCTTGCCAGCGACGACCTGACCGCCCATGGCATCCTGCGGAACTTCAAAGTGAAAGTCGTCTGCACAACGGACGACCCGATGGACGACTTGACCTATCACAATCAGATCGCAAACAGCGATTGCCCGGCGAAGGTGCTGCCGACATTTCGGCCAGACAAAGCGTTATGGGTGGATCGCCCTGAGCCTTTCAATGCTTGGCTCGCCCAGCTTGCCGAAGCTGCGGACGTTGAGATCAAAGACTTCGACGCATTTCTAGATGCACTCGAACGCCGGCATACGTACTTCCACGAGATGGGGGGACGGCTTTCGGATCATGACGTGACCAAAGTCTTGGCTGACGCATGCTCTCATGAAAACGCCGCAGCGATTTTCGCCAGTGCCACCAAAGGCGAAGCGGTCGCACCTGATCTGGCTGAGCGATTTGGTGCCTACATGATGCTCTACTTTGGTCGGTTGGACGCGAAGCGTGGTTGGACGAAGCAGATGCACATCGGCGCGTTGCGAAACAACAGTGATCGCCTGATGCGCGAAGTTGGGGCCGACGCGGGGTGCGACTCGATCGGCGATATGCCGTCCGTGGCGGCTCTCTCACGCTATTTGAATCAACTCGACCAAGAGGATTCGCTGCCACAGGCGATTCTCTACAACTTGAATCCCGCGGCAAACTTTGCCGTGGCGACGGTGCTGGGGAATTTCCAAGATGGTCGCTGTGCCGGAAAGCTCCAATGGGGAGCTGCCTGGTGGTACAACGACCAATGGGAGGGCATGACGAGGCACCTCAACGATCTGTCGAATCTGGGGCTGCTGTCGCGGTTCGTGGGGATGCTGACCGATTCGCGTTCGCTCCTTTCCTTTCCGCGTCACGAGTATTATCGCCGTTGCCTATGCGAACTGCTTGGAAGCGACCTAGAACGTGGTGCTATTCCTGATGACGAAGTCCTGATCGGCGGCATGGTGCGCGATCTGTGCTATGGCAATGCTGAAGCGTACTTAGGTCTCGGCTGA
- a CDS encoding Lpg1974 family pore-forming outer membrane protein, translating into MRLKRWGTAALALCLCITGMAQAQQQGGREYQTADAVIDENVDLASYNDCNTGCSVDGCSSCGGDGGMLGGIMDRPLMLIAGAEYIYARANFSQALSYIENDTVNNVVTFNQYDFDYNSSYGFYGGIADCCCGGAIIFDFQRLRSDAVFGPISDDTAAGIVNIVPFEVNPPANGFTNGFASVDLQSYGASFQKTIPLGSPLCADTCCDCGDTCCGDDCCGDSCCGDSCCGSGCGCGWCPAWDLTWRGGIRWANVDWSRGANAFDTTTGTAVADDSYVTQLDFEGFGFRTGLEGRRYFGRRGRFSVFAGGDISVLLGDINIRTTVVDGGTPSVFQDSCTHIVPVTEVEMGGTYHIGCHASITAGYFFSAWHDLGMRDEYETNLQMSHYDDANILGFDGLFARAEVAF; encoded by the coding sequence ATGAGACTCAAACGATGGGGTACCGCTGCGCTTGCACTATGTTTGTGTATCACAGGCATGGCACAGGCTCAGCAGCAAGGCGGTCGCGAGTATCAAACGGCAGATGCCGTTATCGACGAGAATGTCGATCTCGCTTCTTACAATGACTGCAACACAGGCTGCAGTGTCGACGGCTGCAGTTCTTGTGGTGGCGACGGGGGGATGCTGGGTGGCATCATGGATCGCCCGCTCATGCTGATCGCAGGAGCAGAATACATTTATGCTCGGGCTAACTTCAGCCAGGCATTGTCGTACATCGAAAACGACACTGTAAACAATGTCGTCACTTTCAATCAATATGACTTCGATTATAACTCGTCATACGGTTTCTATGGCGGCATCGCCGATTGCTGCTGTGGTGGAGCGATCATTTTCGATTTTCAGCGACTACGTAGTGATGCTGTATTCGGGCCGATCTCCGACGATACCGCTGCCGGCATCGTTAATATCGTACCCTTCGAAGTCAATCCTCCAGCAAACGGATTCACCAACGGATTTGCAAGTGTTGATCTGCAATCCTATGGAGCTAGCTTCCAAAAAACGATCCCTCTGGGCTCGCCACTTTGTGCTGACACGTGCTGTGATTGTGGCGATACCTGTTGTGGAGACGATTGCTGTGGCGACTCATGTTGCGGAGACTCCTGCTGCGGAAGTGGTTGTGGCTGCGGTTGGTGCCCAGCTTGGGATCTTACATGGCGTGGCGGTATCCGCTGGGCGAACGTGGACTGGAGCCGGGGTGCCAATGCTTTTGACACCACAACGGGTACAGCAGTCGCCGACGACTCTTATGTGACTCAGCTTGATTTCGAAGGCTTCGGCTTTCGTACAGGGCTAGAAGGCCGACGTTACTTCGGTCGTCGAGGACGCTTCAGTGTCTTCGCCGGTGGCGATATCTCGGTACTACTGGGTGATATCAACATTCGAACGACGGTTGTCGACGGGGGCACGCCAAGCGTTTTCCAAGACAGTTGCACACATATCGTGCCTGTCACCGAAGTTGAAATGGGTGGCACCTACCACATTGGTTGCCACGCTTCAATCACAGCCGGCTACTTCTTCTCGGCGTGGCACGACCTCGGCATGCGAGACGAATATGAAACCAACTTGCAGATGTCGCATTACGACGACGCCAATATTCTTGGCTTCGACGGCTTGTTCGCACGTGCAGAGGTTGCCTTCTAA
- a CDS encoding UvrB/UvrC motif-containing protein, whose protein sequence is MKCQRCERPATFHITDLVDGDPSELHLCEECAQTYLTPTEEEAAEVMPAMAGLLAQHLAVGESADDLARLDQRSCPVCGITFLEFRKQGRLGCPHDYVFFAEELEPLLMNIHDDTQHIGKSPKRGAAGADQQTQLIRLRREMKEAVATEAYERASELRDEIHRIEEQFRKDNA, encoded by the coding sequence ATGAAGTGCCAGCGGTGCGAACGACCTGCAACCTTCCACATCACGGACCTCGTCGATGGCGATCCCAGTGAGTTGCATCTGTGCGAGGAGTGTGCGCAGACGTACCTGACACCGACCGAGGAAGAAGCCGCGGAAGTCATGCCCGCCATGGCCGGCCTGCTTGCCCAACACTTGGCAGTGGGGGAATCTGCCGACGATCTCGCCCGACTTGACCAGCGATCTTGCCCCGTATGTGGAATCACCTTCCTCGAGTTCCGCAAACAGGGACGCCTCGGCTGCCCGCACGATTATGTCTTCTTCGCTGAAGAACTCGAGCCGTTGTTAATGAACATTCACGACGACACGCAGCACATTGGCAAGTCGCCCAAACGCGGGGCTGCTGGCGCCGACCAGCAAACGCAACTCATTCGGCTCCGCCGAGAAATGAAAGAAGCCGTCGCCACGGAAGCCTACGAACGTGCCTCAGAGTTACGCGACGAAATCCACCGCATCGAAGAACAATTCCGCAAAGACAATGCTTAG
- the rpsU gene encoding 30S ribosomal protein S21, whose translation MVKLTLRDKETAQEAVRRFRKLVERSGIKKEIRVREFYEKPSETKRRARLRAARRARRERLYGR comes from the coding sequence TTGGTTAAGTTGACGCTCAGAGATAAGGAGACCGCGCAGGAGGCTGTCCGTCGATTCCGCAAGCTGGTCGAGCGAAGTGGAATCAAGAAAGAGATCCGCGTTCGCGAATTCTACGAGAAGCCAAGCGAGACAAAGCGTCGCGCCCGTTTGCGAGCCGCCCGCCGTGCCCGCCGCGAGCGTTTGTACGGACGCTAG
- a CDS encoding PEP-CTERM sorting domain-containing protein — translation MNFKLDFLTRSASRVTIALAMIAIFSVAAEQADAQNNYEVNISSSDRFLMSLNTSMETIVAQEEMCDNPNNRIQNRNRPAVRVDNAATSNSDLTSFTLRIAADDYLFGTGDNAFDNFNGNPIRVSAYNMPGIEILGATITDVTNQGSENGTDKLLTVNFSGLAPGEHAIFNIDIDTSNASEFQLPDFRGVLFGSDVGSGITVPAYHSANFADNVNVAETQFVTPDTAIPYTGMNVRPYQAMDPIVPFGGSGGGAIPEPTSLVLLGVGLAGLSRVRRRV, via the coding sequence ATGAATTTCAAACTAGACTTTCTGACAAGAAGCGCATCACGCGTGACAATCGCGTTGGCAATGATCGCCATTTTTAGCGTGGCAGCCGAACAAGCAGACGCCCAGAACAACTATGAGGTGAATATTTCATCGAGCGATCGATTCCTCATGTCATTGAACACTTCCATGGAAACGATCGTCGCTCAAGAAGAAATGTGCGACAATCCAAACAATCGCATCCAGAATCGCAATCGCCCTGCTGTAAGGGTCGATAATGCCGCCACTTCGAACAGTGATTTGACTTCATTTACATTGCGTATCGCTGCGGACGACTATCTATTTGGTACTGGCGATAACGCGTTTGACAACTTCAATGGGAATCCCATTCGTGTTAGTGCTTACAATATGCCTGGCATTGAGATTCTAGGAGCAACCATCACCGACGTGACGAACCAAGGCAGCGAAAATGGAACAGACAAGCTATTAACAGTAAACTTTAGCGGTCTTGCTCCTGGAGAACACGCGATTTTTAACATCGACATTGACACATCAAATGCGTCTGAATTCCAGTTGCCAGATTTCCGCGGCGTACTCTTTGGTTCCGATGTCGGATCAGGAATTACCGTTCCGGCATATCACTCAGCAAACTTTGCTGACAATGTGAATGTCGCTGAGACGCAATTTGTAACACCGGATACGGCTATTCCCTACACAGGCATGAACGTCCGACCTTATCAAGCGATGGACCCAATTGTTCCATTTGGTGGAAGCGGTGGTGGAGCTATTCCCGAACCGACGAGCTTAGTTCTCTTAGGAGTAGGTCTTGCTGGCTTATCGCGGGTACGCCGCCGGGTCTAG